From the genome of Pseudomonas sp. TMP9, one region includes:
- a CDS encoding L-threonylcarbamoyladenylate synthase, producing MPLITHDIGLCAAQLRDGHLVAMPTETVYGLAADARQESAVRQVFALKGRPSSNPLIVHLHAADQASQWAADITPQAQRLIAAFWPGPLTLVLPARDDVLRCVTAGQNSVALRVPAHPMALALLRAFAGGLVAPSANRYMSISPTSAEHVAKQFADSELTILDGGPCQVGLESSIVSLLPGDSPRLLRRGMLGRLRLQEALGEALEESAGNVRAPGQHQRHYAPTTPAQAFVQAPAGALNSQAHGWIWCGSAHPSQGPSINLGADPEQYAAGFYAALYQLDAQGLLRIYIQVPPHQEAWAAVHDRLMRACHSLT from the coding sequence ATGCCATTGATTACCCACGATATCGGGCTTTGCGCTGCGCAGTTGCGCGATGGCCATTTAGTCGCCATGCCCACCGAGACGGTATACGGCCTTGCGGCTGATGCGCGGCAGGAAAGCGCGGTGCGCCAAGTCTTCGCGCTAAAAGGACGGCCCAGCAGCAACCCGCTGATTGTTCATCTGCATGCTGCCGATCAAGCGAGCCAGTGGGCCGCTGATATTACCCCGCAGGCTCAGCGTTTAATCGCCGCCTTTTGGCCGGGCCCTTTGACGTTGGTGCTACCGGCTCGTGATGACGTGCTGCGGTGCGTCACCGCCGGGCAAAACAGTGTGGCCCTGCGCGTACCCGCGCATCCAATGGCGCTGGCGTTATTGCGCGCGTTTGCTGGCGGGTTGGTAGCGCCTTCAGCCAACCGTTACATGTCAATCAGCCCTACCAGCGCTGAGCATGTGGCCAAACAATTTGCCGACAGTGAGCTGACCATTCTCGATGGTGGCCCCTGCCAGGTGGGCTTGGAGTCGAGCATTGTTAGCCTCTTGCCGGGTGACAGCCCGCGCTTATTACGTCGCGGCATGCTCGGTCGACTGCGTTTGCAGGAGGCCCTTGGCGAAGCGCTTGAAGAGAGTGCTGGCAATGTACGCGCCCCCGGCCAACATCAACGCCACTATGCGCCCACCACCCCCGCGCAGGCTTTTGTGCAGGCGCCCGCTGGCGCTTTAAATAGCCAGGCGCATGGCTGGATTTGGTGCGGCAGCGCTCACCCCAGCCAAGGCCCTTCGATCAATTTAGGTGCGGACCCCGAGCAGTACGCGGCAGGGTTTTATGCGGCGCTTTACCAGCTTGATGCCCAAGGGTTACTGCGCATTTATATCCAAGTGCCACCGCACCAGGAAGCGTGGGCGGCTGTTCATGACCGCCTGATGCGCGCCTGCCATTCCCTCACCTGA
- a CDS encoding thermostable hemolysin, whose amino-acid sequence MELPWVYQNTALAQIGREQPLSLYLANSASPRRAGIEAFIGERFAAQHQAHIRHFMPCLLSLEDSSGQLLGAVGLRGAGNGPLFLERYLQQPAEQVIAAQRVTNAPQRTQLIEVGNLAAGSPGAARLLIVALTDLLVALGYRWVTFTGTLALLNSFQRLGLTPLALGAASANCMGDEQADWGTYYDNQPQVMAGDIYAGHQRLLQLGAYPRLAHQAFYALEDMPDVACR is encoded by the coding sequence ATGGAGCTGCCTTGGGTGTATCAAAATACTGCACTTGCACAGATCGGCCGTGAGCAACCACTCAGTCTCTACCTGGCCAACAGCGCAAGCCCACGCCGGGCAGGCATTGAAGCCTTTATCGGCGAGCGCTTCGCGGCCCAGCATCAGGCCCATATCCGCCACTTCATGCCCTGCCTGCTGAGCTTGGAAGACAGCAGCGGACAACTGCTCGGCGCGGTGGGTTTACGCGGCGCCGGTAACGGCCCGTTGTTTCTCGAGCGCTACCTGCAGCAGCCGGCGGAACAGGTGATTGCCGCCCAGCGTGTGACGAATGCACCGCAGCGGACACAACTGATAGAGGTTGGCAACCTCGCTGCTGGCAGCCCGGGCGCAGCGCGGCTACTGATCGTTGCACTAACCGACCTGCTGGTGGCGTTGGGTTACCGCTGGGTGACCTTCACCGGCACCCTCGCGCTGCTCAACAGTTTCCAGCGCTTGGGGCTAACACCATTAGCCCTGGGCGCAGCCAGCGCCAATTGTATGGGCGATGAGCAGGCCGACTGGGGCACCTATTACGACAACCAGCCCCAGGTGATGGCCGGTGACATCTATGCCGGGCACCAGCGCCTGTTGCAGCTGGGCGCCTACCCACGCCTGGCCCACCAAGCCTTTTATGCTTTGGAGGACATGCCTGATGTGGCCTGCCGCTAA
- a CDS encoding iron-containing redox enzyme family protein: MSFYESLLEQTSAERNYLLGAPIIAQAMAGTVSLNSYIAFLTEAYHHVKHTVPLLMTCGGRLPERLEWLREAIAEYIDEEKGHQEWVLNDIAACGADKEAVRNGLPHMSTELMVSYVYDRIARHNPVSFFGMVNVLEGTSIALATQVAGVIQDKLQLPNKAFSYLSSHGSLDLEHIEFFKKLMNQLDNDDDKAAVVHTAKVVYRLYGDVFRSLPLSA, from the coding sequence ATGAGCTTCTATGAATCCTTGCTCGAACAAACCAGCGCTGAACGCAATTACCTGCTCGGCGCGCCGATCATTGCCCAGGCCATGGCCGGCACCGTCAGCCTGAACAGCTACATCGCTTTTCTCACCGAGGCCTACCACCACGTCAAACACACCGTGCCTTTGCTGATGACCTGCGGCGGTCGCCTGCCGGAAAGGCTGGAATGGCTGCGCGAGGCCATTGCCGAATACATCGACGAAGAAAAAGGCCACCAGGAATGGGTCCTCAATGACATCGCCGCTTGCGGTGCGGACAAGGAAGCCGTGCGCAATGGCCTGCCGCATATGTCGACCGAATTGATGGTCAGTTACGTCTATGACCGCATCGCCCGGCACAACCCGGTGAGCTTCTTCGGCATGGTCAACGTACTGGAAGGCACCAGCATCGCCCTGGCCACCCAAGTGGCGGGGGTAATTCAGGACAAACTGCAATTACCGAACAAAGCCTTCAGCTACCTCAGCTCCCACGGCAGCCTCGACTTGGAGCACATCGAGTTCTTTAAAAAGCTGATGAATCAGCTGGACAACGATGACGATAAAGCTGCCGTGGTCCACACCGCCAAAGTGGTTTACCGCCTCTATGGCGACGTATTCCGCAGCTTGCCGTTAAGCGCCTAG
- a CDS encoding AMP-binding protein: MWPAAKAFFEHLAALGDAIALREGSRSLSYAQLLAEVDVRSQHLQQLGARRIALALDNGIDWVLWDLATLHAGLVCVPVPGFFSSSQQVHVLDSAGIDCLIGPENTLYSALGFSASAAASAAVVLQRPRAVISELPVGTCKITYTSGTTGQPKGVCLDVATQLAVAHSLVQASASCQVERHLCVLPLATLLENIAGIYAPLLAGAQIELMPMTQVGLLGASQFDLPRFLTALAQAQPNSLILLPQLLLALVSAAERGLPVPDSLRFIAVGGGRVSSQLLQRADALGLPIFEGYGLSECASVVCLNTPEQRRIGTVGQPLPHLQVRLGADQEVQVKGPRLLGYLGEPVSDEEWLGTGDLGHFEGPFLVLHGRKKHQFITAFGRNVNPEWVEAELVQQLPIAQAWLHGEALPGNVAVLVPRFETTSDSQLAEAVATANQSLPDYARVHHWLRAEHPFSSRNELATSNGRLRRNALFAHYQNAIEQLMADQTCYGDA; this comes from the coding sequence ATGTGGCCTGCCGCTAAAGCGTTTTTCGAGCACCTGGCCGCTCTCGGTGACGCCATCGCCTTACGTGAAGGCAGCCGAAGCCTGAGTTATGCCCAGTTATTGGCCGAGGTCGACGTCCGCAGCCAACACCTGCAACAACTCGGCGCCCGACGCATAGCGCTGGCGCTGGATAACGGTATTGACTGGGTACTCTGGGACTTGGCAACCCTGCATGCCGGGCTGGTCTGCGTGCCCGTACCGGGGTTCTTTTCCAGCAGCCAGCAGGTGCATGTGCTCGACAGTGCCGGCATCGACTGCCTGATCGGCCCGGAAAATACGCTGTACAGCGCGCTGGGTTTCAGTGCGAGTGCAGCAGCGAGCGCAGCCGTTGTGCTGCAACGGCCGCGCGCTGTGATCAGCGAATTACCCGTCGGCACTTGCAAGATCACGTACACCTCTGGCACCACCGGTCAGCCCAAAGGCGTGTGCCTAGATGTGGCGACCCAACTGGCCGTGGCCCACAGCCTGGTGCAGGCCAGCGCCAGCTGTCAGGTTGAGCGCCACCTGTGCGTACTGCCGCTGGCCACGCTGCTGGAAAATATCGCCGGCATTTACGCCCCCCTGCTGGCCGGCGCGCAGATCGAGTTGATGCCCATGACGCAAGTCGGCCTGCTGGGTGCCAGCCAATTTGACCTGCCGCGCTTTCTGACGGCGCTGGCCCAGGCGCAACCCAACAGCCTGATCCTGCTGCCGCAACTGCTATTGGCGCTGGTCAGCGCCGCCGAACGCGGCCTGCCTGTCCCGGACTCGCTGCGCTTTATTGCGGTCGGTGGCGGCCGTGTGTCCAGCCAGCTGCTGCAACGTGCCGACGCCCTGGGCCTGCCGATCTTCGAGGGCTATGGCCTGTCGGAGTGTGCGTCGGTGGTGTGCCTGAACACCCCTGAGCAGCGCCGTATCGGCACCGTTGGCCAACCCTTGCCACACTTGCAGGTTCGTCTCGGTGCCGACCAGGAAGTGCAAGTCAAAGGCCCGCGTCTGCTGGGTTATCTGGGTGAACCTGTAAGCGATGAAGAATGGCTAGGCACCGGTGACCTCGGTCATTTCGAGGGGCCTTTTCTGGTGCTGCACGGGCGCAAGAAACACCAGTTCATTACCGCCTTCGGCCGCAACGTCAACCCAGAGTGGGTCGAGGCCGAGCTGGTGCAACAACTGCCCATTGCCCAAGCCTGGCTGCACGGCGAAGCCCTGCCCGGCAACGTCGCCGTACTGGTGCCGCGCTTCGAGACGACCAGCGACAGCCAGCTGGCTGAAGCCGTGGCTACCGCCAACCAATCACTGCCTGACTACGCCCGCGTGCACCACTGGCTGCGCGCCGAGCACCCTTTCAGCAGCCGCAACGAGCTGGCCACCAGCAATGGTCGCCTGCGCCGCAACGCTTTATTCGCCCACTACCAGAACGCCATCGAACAGTTGATGGCCGACCAAACCTGCTATGGAGATGCTTGA
- a CDS encoding DUF4917 family protein: MQIPAFTGELEDWTAVNRSIGCTELLIGNGASLAVWRKFAYFSLFEEAQTTQNRPLSPTELSVFRALDTSNFEQVLSALKNSIRVNAALTINSSSPRHRYFAVKEALIHAIRSVHIPWSQMQASSLTRINSALSQFKTVYSSNYDLLNYWAVMQTPQAFEALFRGPDSTFDLGNNARQGTATRMLYLHGGMHLVKNTDGSTRMLNSSESTLLASFAINQLGDIPLFVNEGSSADKLKAIRSSDYLSFCYSQLAQPKEALCVFGHNLAAQDQHLVQALQQAGLKTLAISIYPHNPLFIQQQKQHYAGLFAGQDVQLRFFDALSHPLGDPALRIAITAPH; the protein is encoded by the coding sequence ATGCAAATCCCGGCATTTACTGGCGAATTGGAAGACTGGACCGCTGTAAACAGAAGCATCGGCTGCACCGAGCTGCTGATCGGTAATGGCGCAAGCCTCGCGGTATGGCGCAAGTTTGCTTACTTCTCGCTGTTTGAAGAGGCACAAACCACCCAGAACCGTCCGCTCAGCCCCACCGAGCTGAGCGTGTTCCGGGCGCTGGACACCAGCAACTTTGAGCAGGTGCTCAGTGCGCTGAAGAACAGCATTCGGGTTAATGCTGCGCTGACCATCAACTCCTCCTCGCCGCGCCATCGCTACTTCGCGGTTAAAGAAGCGCTGATCCACGCCATACGCTCGGTGCATATTCCTTGGAGCCAGATGCAGGCATCCAGCCTGACACGCATCAACAGCGCACTCAGCCAGTTTAAAACGGTGTATTCCAGCAATTATGACCTGCTCAATTACTGGGCGGTGATGCAGACGCCGCAGGCCTTTGAAGCACTGTTCCGCGGCCCAGATTCAACCTTTGACTTGGGCAACAATGCGCGCCAAGGCACCGCCACACGCATGCTCTACCTGCATGGCGGCATGCACCTGGTGAAAAATACCGATGGCAGTACGCGCATGCTCAATTCATCGGAAAGCACCCTGCTGGCCAGTTTCGCCATCAACCAGTTGGGCGATATCCCGCTGTTCGTCAACGAAGGCAGCAGCGCCGACAAACTCAAGGCCATTCGCAGCTCGGATTACCTGAGTTTTTGCTACAGCCAGTTGGCGCAGCCCAAAGAAGCCCTGTGCGTCTTCGGCCACAACTTGGCGGCGCAAGACCAACACCTCGTGCAGGCATTACAGCAGGCCGGGTTGAAGACCCTGGCCATCTCGATCTACCCGCACAACCCCTTGTTTATCCAGCAACAGAAACAGCACTACGCCGGCTTATTCGCAGGCCAAGACGTGCAATTGCGCTTCTTCGATGCCCTCAGCCACCCGCTGGGTGATCCCGCGTTACGCATCGCCATCACCGCGCCGCACTAA
- a CDS encoding DJ-1/PfpI family protein: MAAKKILMLVGDYVEDYEVMVPFQALLMVGHQVHAVCPDKTAGQSVRTAIHDFEGEQTYSEKPGHNFVLNFDFAQVKAGDYDALVVPGGRAPEYLRLNPQVVALVQAFDKAGKPIAAVCHGAQLLVAAGILKGRECSAYPACGPDVTMAGGQYIDIAVDQAHVQGNLVTAPAWPAHPNWLAAFLGLLGTQITL, from the coding sequence ATGGCTGCGAAAAAAATTCTGATGCTGGTCGGCGATTACGTCGAAGACTATGAAGTGATGGTGCCGTTTCAAGCGCTGCTGATGGTCGGTCACCAGGTGCATGCGGTGTGCCCGGACAAGACCGCTGGGCAGAGCGTGCGCACGGCCATCCACGATTTTGAAGGCGAGCAAACCTACAGCGAAAAGCCGGGGCATAACTTCGTGCTGAATTTTGATTTCGCTCAGGTTAAAGCGGGTGACTATGACGCGTTGGTAGTTCCGGGTGGCCGTGCCCCGGAGTACTTGCGCTTAAATCCTCAGGTTGTGGCGCTGGTGCAGGCATTCGATAAGGCCGGTAAGCCGATTGCAGCGGTTTGCCACGGCGCTCAGTTGCTCGTAGCGGCCGGTATTTTAAAAGGGCGCGAATGCAGTGCCTATCCAGCTTGTGGCCCGGACGTGACAATGGCCGGTGGACAGTACATCGACATCGCCGTAGATCAGGCCCACGTCCAAGGTAACCTGGTCACCGCGCCGGCCTGGCCGGCGCACCCGAACTGGCTGGCGGCGTTTCTTGGCCTGCTCGGTACGCAGATCACGCTATAA
- a CDS encoding DUF6671 family protein, translated as MTTESADRDVQRMPLPDGRVAFLTCHDKTRLVSEPLAALGFVVEPLTTYNTDHFGTFSREVGRTGSAEDTVLAKAKLAADLASSRYGLGSEGSFGRDPHIGWMPWDYELLCLWDTERQYAVFALASSGATNYAQGEVDSMQAAVLFMDKAQFPEHALILGHPGEPWFRKGIRERDALIEQLQALLPQELRIWLETDMRAHFNPLRQAVIREAAVVLAQRLSSHCPQCQALGFAFARSEPGLLCVDCESSTPLAAVHIWQCPACVYSERRPVAGNAPAAHCGYCNP; from the coding sequence ATGACCACTGAGAGTGCCGACCGCGATGTTCAACGTATGCCATTGCCAGACGGCCGTGTGGCCTTTCTTACCTGCCATGACAAAACCCGCTTGGTCAGTGAACCGCTGGCTGCATTGGGCTTTGTCGTGGAGCCACTTACGACCTACAACACCGACCACTTTGGGACCTTTAGCCGAGAGGTGGGCCGGACGGGCAGCGCTGAGGACACGGTGCTGGCCAAGGCTAAGCTCGCCGCAGATTTAGCCAGCAGCCGCTATGGCTTGGGCAGCGAGGGCAGTTTTGGCCGCGACCCGCACATTGGCTGGATGCCCTGGGATTACGAGTTGCTCTGCCTGTGGGATACCGAGCGCCAGTATGCGGTGTTCGCACTGGCAAGCTCTGGGGCGACCAACTATGCCCAAGGTGAGGTCGACAGTATGCAGGCAGCGGTCCTTTTTATGGATAAAGCGCAGTTCCCTGAGCATGCACTGATCCTTGGCCATCCCGGCGAGCCGTGGTTTCGCAAGGGTATCCGTGAGCGCGATGCGTTAATCGAGCAACTGCAGGCGCTGCTGCCCCAAGAGCTGCGAATTTGGCTGGAAACCGACATGCGCGCCCACTTCAACCCGCTGCGTCAGGCGGTCATCCGTGAAGCTGCAGTGGTGCTCGCACAGCGTTTGTCTAGCCATTGCCCGCAGTGTCAGGCGCTGGGGTTTGCGTTTGCCCGCAGCGAGCCGGGGCTGCTCTGCGTGGACTGCGAAAGCAGCACGCCGCTGGCCGCTGTGCATATCTGGCAATGCCCAGCCTGCGTTTACAGTGAGCGCCGCCCCGTCGCCGGCAACGCCCCGGCGGCGCACTGTGGCTATTGCAACCCATAA
- a CDS encoding DUF2309 domain-containing protein has product MTALNTIASIDKAALHDIARQACERIAPTWPLDRMIAVNPLWERRDQPWATVADQLWRRAGSRLTLTAADYRLAWQDGQISEHHLSLALAETSHDWTPAQLLQFLDQPVASAHGLPLLEDMAKAEMTVPGWPALITQQIGQCCAAWFDQEQSNWRPASHTGLYQAWRESMLQDRGLSVLSACRTLGERIAELPPEPQAALEVAVQRLGLAEDELAEWFDCLLLRSLGWASWCAYQRWQARLEGADDPILLELLAIRAAWECVVDDRQRDAGSPWNAWRGAWQAAHVQAPTAEWQALQLWQRAEELAWQAQLQGMLQNPAQPVVETAQIARVYFCIDVRSEVLRRALEEVCPQVQTGGFAGFFGLPIAYTPLGTQATRPQLPGLLAAQLTVTDSSGDATRDTALASQRTVRLERAGRWQLFERLPASTFTLVEALGLGYAGALLGRVGGLLARPSAPDRSAFRPSEWQQLKPALPVIALEQRANVAAKILRAMSLTHDFPPLIVLLGHGSQSANNPQAAGLDCGACCGQSGEINARLLADLLNDAHVRSALVHEGIDLPAECRVLAGLHNTTTDEIQVFASESLPPLLQPAWRTLRQALDDAGERARGERAALLGLSHLSEKPTKLLTSLRRRAADWAQTRPEWGLAGNAAFIAAPRSRTRGQNLQGRSFLHDYDWQQDAGGQVLELIMTAPMVVANWINLQYLTSTTDNLKFGSGNKVLHNVVGGHIGVFEGNGGDLRIGLAHQSLHDGQRWVHRPLRLSVVIQAPQRMIDKVIAEHAAVRDLVMNGWLYLLRIDSDCNDTLEQRTAEGWQPLLAG; this is encoded by the coding sequence GTGACCGCGCTCAACACTATCGCCAGCATTGATAAGGCGGCTCTGCACGACATCGCCCGGCAAGCCTGCGAACGTATCGCACCGACTTGGCCGTTGGATCGCATGATTGCCGTCAACCCACTGTGGGAACGGCGCGACCAACCCTGGGCCACCGTGGCCGATCAGCTCTGGCGCCGCGCCGGCAGCCGCTTGACCCTCACGGCGGCGGACTATCGCTTGGCCTGGCAAGACGGGCAGATCAGCGAACACCACCTAAGCTTGGCCCTGGCTGAAACGTCGCACGATTGGACGCCCGCGCAGTTACTGCAGTTTCTCGATCAACCTGTCGCCAGTGCCCACGGCCTGCCGCTGCTGGAAGACATGGCCAAGGCCGAGATGACGGTACCCGGCTGGCCAGCCTTGATTACCCAGCAAATTGGCCAATGCTGCGCCGCGTGGTTTGACCAGGAGCAGTCCAACTGGCGCCCAGCCTCGCACACGGGCCTCTACCAAGCGTGGCGCGAGTCGATGCTACAAGACCGCGGCTTAAGCGTGCTGAGTGCCTGCCGCACGCTGGGTGAGCGGATCGCTGAGCTGCCGCCTGAGCCGCAGGCGGCCCTTGAGGTGGCGGTGCAGCGCCTGGGTCTGGCCGAAGATGAATTGGCCGAGTGGTTTGATTGCTTGCTGCTGCGCAGTCTCGGCTGGGCCTCTTGGTGCGCCTACCAGCGCTGGCAAGCACGCTTAGAAGGCGCTGATGATCCAATCCTGCTGGAACTGCTGGCCATTCGTGCGGCGTGGGAATGCGTGGTCGACGACCGTCAGCGTGATGCCGGCAGCCCCTGGAATGCGTGGCGTGGCGCATGGCAAGCCGCCCATGTGCAAGCCCCAACTGCAGAGTGGCAGGCTTTGCAACTGTGGCAGCGCGCCGAAGAGCTGGCCTGGCAGGCGCAACTGCAAGGCATGCTGCAAAATCCGGCCCAGCCGGTGGTGGAAACTGCACAGATCGCACGGGTGTATTTTTGCATTGATGTGCGCTCCGAGGTGCTGCGCCGCGCCCTTGAAGAGGTTTGCCCACAGGTGCAAACGGGCGGCTTCGCCGGCTTCTTTGGCCTGCCAATCGCCTACACCCCGCTGGGTACGCAAGCTACACGCCCGCAATTACCAGGACTGCTGGCAGCGCAACTAACCGTAACGGACAGCAGCGGCGATGCCACCCGTGATACAGCCTTGGCCAGCCAACGTACTGTGCGCCTAGAGCGCGCCGGGCGCTGGCAGCTGTTTGAACGCTTGCCCGCCTCGACCTTTACCTTGGTTGAAGCGCTGGGGCTGGGTTATGCCGGCGCACTGCTGGGGCGCGTTGGCGGCCTATTGGCCCGCCCGTCCGCACCAGATCGCAGTGCTTTTCGGCCAAGCGAATGGCAGCAGTTAAAGCCTGCGCTACCGGTAATAGCGCTTGAGCAGCGAGCGAACGTGGCCGCGAAGATTTTGCGTGCCATGAGCCTAACCCACGACTTCCCGCCACTGATCGTGCTACTGGGGCATGGCAGCCAAAGCGCCAACAACCCACAAGCCGCCGGGTTGGATTGCGGTGCTTGTTGCGGCCAGAGCGGCGAGATCAACGCCCGCTTGCTGGCTGATCTGCTCAATGATGCGCACGTGCGCAGCGCCTTGGTCCACGAAGGCATCGACCTGCCAGCGGAGTGCCGGGTGCTGGCTGGGCTGCACAACACCACCACCGATGAAATTCAGGTGTTTGCCAGCGAGTCGCTGCCGCCTCTTTTGCAGCCCGCTTGGCGCACGCTACGCCAAGCCCTCGACGACGCCGGCGAACGTGCTCGGGGCGAGCGTGCGGCACTTTTAGGCCTGTCGCACCTGAGCGAAAAGCCGACAAAACTGCTGACCAGCTTGCGCCGGCGTGCCGCTGACTGGGCGCAAACGCGGCCAGAGTGGGGCCTGGCTGGCAATGCCGCGTTTATTGCCGCGCCGCGCTCGCGTACCCGTGGGCAAAACTTACAAGGCCGCTCCTTCCTGCATGACTACGACTGGCAGCAGGATGCCGGGGGCCAGGTGCTGGAATTGATCATGACCGCGCCCATGGTGGTAGCGAACTGGATCAACCTGCAGTACCTGACTTCCACCACCGACAACCTGAAGTTTGGCAGCGGCAACAAGGTGCTGCACAACGTGGTTGGCGGCCATATCGGCGTCTTCGAGGGCAACGGCGGCGATCTGCGTATCGGCTTGGCGCACCAGTCGCTGCATGACGGTCAGCGTTGGGTACATCGGCCACTGCGCCTGAGCGTGGTGATCCAAGCGCCGCAACGCATGATTGATAAAGTGATCGCCGAACATGCAGCCGTTCGTGATCTGGTGATGAACGGCTGGCTTTACTTGCTGCGCATTGACAGTGACTGCAACGACACCCTGGAGCAGCGCACTGCCGAGGGCTGGCAGCCGCTGTTAGCAGGTTGA
- a CDS encoding FKBP-type peptidyl-prolyl cis-trans isomerase, translating to MNNELVIEDIQLGDGKEVVKGALITTQYNGYLEDGSKFDSSYDRGKAFQCVIGSGRVIKGWDIGMLGMKVGGKRKLFVPAHLGYGEREFGAHIKPNSNLVFEVELLEVLTRDE from the coding sequence ATGAACAACGAATTAGTGATTGAAGATATTCAACTGGGCGACGGTAAAGAAGTGGTCAAAGGTGCGCTGATCACCACCCAATACAATGGCTACTTAGAAGATGGCAGCAAGTTCGACTCATCCTATGACCGCGGCAAAGCCTTCCAGTGTGTGATCGGCAGCGGCCGAGTGATCAAGGGCTGGGATATCGGCATGCTGGGCATGAAGGTCGGCGGTAAGCGCAAATTGTTTGTGCCTGCGCACCTAGGCTACGGTGAGCGAGAGTTTGGCGCGCACATCAAACCTAACTCCAATCTGGTTTTTGAAGTCGAGCTGCTGGAAGTGCTGACCCGCGATGAATGA
- a CDS encoding ribbon-helix-helix domain-containing protein: protein MCELYVKADPILYESRARSLRIRGVVTTLRLENQFWDILREIAEVDGMTTNQLISKLYDEVMDYRGEVVNFASFLRVSCTRYLSQRRAPAELALVRSISQ from the coding sequence ATGTGTGAGCTTTACGTTAAAGCCGACCCGATTCTCTACGAGTCCCGCGCCCGTTCACTGCGCATTCGTGGCGTGGTCACCACCCTGCGTCTGGAAAACCAGTTCTGGGACATCCTGCGCGAGATCGCCGAAGTCGATGGCATGACCACCAATCAGCTGATCAGCAAACTGTACGACGAGGTGATGGACTATCGCGGCGAAGTGGTGAATTTCGCCTCGTTCCTGCGCGTCAGCTGCACTCGCTACCTCAGTCAGCGCCGTGCGCCAGCCGAATTAGCCTTGGTGCGTTCTATCAGCCAGTAA